A genomic region of Micromonospora sp. NBC_01796 contains the following coding sequences:
- a CDS encoding DUF1360 domain-containing protein has translation MTVRDRVARLRRAYAPHEHRPLGGYLVALGAYAGVTAGLTGVVRATRTPVPDAPSTKDVVLLAIATHKLSRLLTKDAITSPLRAPFTSYDHPIGSGEVMEQVRDQGSSTRHALGELLSCPFCLAVWVATGLTGGLVLAPRLTRLVATALTAVAASDFLQLAYATAQQTANGGPHPAPPPTPPPAI, from the coding sequence ATGACTGTTCGGGACAGGGTGGCGCGGTTGCGCCGGGCGTACGCGCCGCACGAGCACCGCCCGCTCGGCGGTTACCTGGTGGCGCTCGGCGCGTACGCGGGGGTCACCGCCGGGCTGACCGGGGTGGTACGGGCCACCCGTACCCCGGTGCCGGACGCCCCGTCGACCAAGGACGTCGTCCTGCTCGCCATCGCCACCCACAAGCTCAGCCGGCTGCTGACCAAGGACGCCATCACCAGCCCGCTGCGCGCCCCGTTCACCAGCTACGACCACCCGATCGGCAGCGGCGAGGTGATGGAGCAGGTACGCGACCAGGGCAGCAGCACCCGGCACGCCCTCGGTGAGCTGCTGAGCTGTCCGTTCTGCCTGGCGGTCTGGGTGGCCACCGGACTGACCGGCGGGCTGGTCCTCGCCCCTCGCCTAACCCGCCTGGTCGCGACCGCCCTCACCGCCGTCGCCGCCTCCGACTTCCTCCAGCTCGCGTACGCCACCGCCCAACAGACCGCCAACGGCGGCCCGCACCCCGCCCCGCCGCCCACCCCGCCGCCCGCGATCTAG